The proteins below come from a single Halobacteriovorax sp. DA5 genomic window:
- a CDS encoding Bax inhibitor-1/YccA family protein — MRSTNPTLRNDVFKAGTLSDERMSFSGVFNKGMILFALMLMTFIYTWNVTLGTLENSMQPQMGMYPLIGGIGGFIFALITIFKPKLAMFTAPVYALCEGLLLGSISAIYEFQFQGIVFNAVTITFSAFITLFFLYRWGLVRATGMFRKVIMTAMFAIMGVYLVSFIMSFFGTTIPMIHGNGPVGIGFSLIVVGVAAFSLILDFDFIEKSVDQGAPKYLEWYAGFSLMVTLVWLYIEVLRLLSKLNRRD, encoded by the coding sequence ATGAGGTCGACAAACCCGACACTAAGAAATGACGTCTTTAAGGCGGGAACTTTATCAGATGAAAGAATGTCTTTTTCTGGAGTATTTAATAAAGGGATGATTCTCTTTGCTCTAATGCTTATGACATTTATTTATACATGGAATGTAACTCTAGGTACTCTGGAGAATTCAATGCAACCACAAATGGGTATGTATCCGCTGATTGGTGGTATTGGCGGTTTTATTTTCGCTCTTATTACGATCTTTAAACCAAAGTTGGCCATGTTTACAGCTCCTGTTTATGCTCTATGTGAAGGCCTTCTTCTTGGGTCAATTTCTGCAATCTATGAATTTCAATTTCAAGGGATTGTCTTTAATGCTGTAACGATTACTTTTTCTGCCTTCATTACTTTATTCTTTCTTTATCGTTGGGGCCTTGTAAGAGCAACAGGGATGTTTAGAAAGGTAATCATGACGGCGATGTTTGCAATCATGGGTGTTTATCTCGTAAGTTTCATTATGTCTTTCTTTGGAACAACGATCCCAATGATTCACGGAAATGGCCCAGTGGGAATTGGATTTAGCCTTATTGTAGTAGGTGTTGCTGCATTTAGTTTAATTCTAGATTTCGACTTTATTGAAAAAAGTGTTGATCAGGGAGCACCAAAATATCTTGAGTGGTATGCGGGCTTCTCTTTAATGGTTACTCTTGTGTGGCTATATATTGAAGTATTAAGACTTCTTTCAAAATTAAATCGACGCGATTAA